One genomic segment of Desulfocapsa sulfexigens DSM 10523 includes these proteins:
- the pyk gene encoding pyruvate kinase, with translation MHMLANNKTKLVCTIGPASDSPRMLEKMLEAGMNVARLNFSHGDFASHGEIIQRIRTASEKTGKRVAILADLPGPKMRILDLAEEFVTLEKDASFILTAEEVIGTAERVAMTMKELPAVVRKGDTLFLNDGLIELRVQKVQGEDIHCTVIVGGKLWPRKGLNIPGIDLGTSAFTAHDRECMQFALEHGVDAIGQSFVNTAQDVLDVRKAAAEMGFDPFIVSKIERASVWENIDGILEVTDGVMVARGDLGVEIPIEEIAVAQKTITARANLFGIPVITATQMLESMTGNRRPTRAESTDVANAILDGTDCVMLSEESAMGDYPLEAVQMLAKIARVTEPHRLLHNHFEFTLKPQATGYTASTVDMIAISIENIFSRIDSLAAVLAPTHSGHMARALTRFRLPVWILAVSTSVKTCRDLMFSYGVHPILEKKRPENWTNTARNYIKTFGLEGNCMVKAEGPSPDHPDINHKMEIIEL, from the coding sequence ATGCACATGTTAGCAAACAATAAAACCAAACTGGTCTGCACCATAGGCCCTGCCTCCGATTCTCCTCGGATGCTCGAAAAAATGCTTGAAGCCGGGATGAATGTGGCCAGGCTCAATTTTTCCCATGGCGATTTTGCCAGCCATGGCGAAATCATACAAAGAATCAGGACCGCCTCCGAAAAAACAGGGAAACGAGTTGCCATCCTGGCCGATCTGCCCGGTCCCAAGATGCGCATCCTTGATCTGGCTGAAGAATTCGTCACCCTTGAAAAAGATGCCTCCTTTATCCTGACTGCAGAAGAAGTTATCGGAACTGCAGAACGGGTCGCAATGACCATGAAGGAGCTGCCAGCTGTGGTAAGAAAAGGAGATACCCTTTTTCTTAATGACGGATTGATTGAATTACGGGTTCAGAAAGTTCAAGGTGAAGATATCCACTGCACCGTAATTGTCGGCGGTAAACTCTGGCCGCGAAAGGGCCTGAATATCCCGGGAATTGACCTTGGCACCAGTGCCTTCACCGCCCACGACCGCGAGTGCATGCAGTTTGCCCTGGAACATGGCGTGGATGCTATTGGTCAGTCCTTTGTAAACACGGCTCAGGATGTACTGGATGTGCGTAAAGCCGCCGCTGAAATGGGTTTTGATCCCTTTATCGTTTCCAAAATAGAACGGGCCAGCGTCTGGGAAAACATCGATGGAATCCTTGAAGTTACAGACGGAGTCATGGTGGCCAGAGGCGACCTTGGTGTGGAAATACCCATTGAAGAGATTGCAGTGGCCCAGAAGACAATCACAGCCAGGGCCAACCTGTTTGGCATCCCGGTAATCACCGCAACCCAGATGCTCGAATCCATGACCGGGAACCGGAGACCCACCCGCGCTGAATCCACCGATGTCGCCAATGCGATCCTTGATGGTACCGACTGTGTTATGCTCTCTGAGGAATCTGCCATGGGCGACTACCCCCTGGAGGCCGTGCAGATGCTTGCCAAAATTGCAAGAGTCACGGAACCACACAGATTGCTGCATAACCACTTTGAATTCACATTAAAACCACAGGCTACAGGATACACAGCCAGTACCGTTGACATGATAGCTATCTCCATTGAAAATATCTTTTCCCGGATCGATTCTCTGGCGGCTGTACTTGCCCCAACACATAGTGGCCATATGGCCAGAGCCCTGACTCGTTTTCGTCTGCCGGTCTGGATTCTGGCAGTATCCACATCGGTCAAGACCTGCCGAGACCTGATGTTCTCCTATGGAGTACATCCAATACTGGAAAAGAAACGACCGGAAAACTGGACTAACACCGCCAGAAACTATATAAAAACATTCGGGTTAGAGGGAAACTGCATGGTTAAAGCCGAGGGTCCCTCACCGGACCATCCGGACATTAACCATAAAATGGAAATCATCGAACTGTAA
- a CDS encoding acetate/propionate family kinase produces the protein MKILVLNSGSSSLKFQLFLKEDLSVLASGLVEQIGDTQSGAELTFNDSSGLKKNFSRKHSIADHRDAIQVMYEMLEESGTLVSTGELAGIGHRVVHGGESFHLPVRIDAHVIAAIEELIPLAPLHNPANLTGIRVTMEHAPKTPQVAVFDTAFHQSIPEHAYLYALPYSLYEKQKVRRYGFHGTSHGYVARQAAGHLKRHIEDLHIVTLHLGNGASAAAIRGGECIDTSMGMTPLEGLVMGTRSGDLDPAILFYLNREIHMGMDELDALLNKESGLKGICGENDMRSISVAAEQGDRQARLALGIFCYRLKKYIGAYMAALGGADCIVFTGGIGENSAIVRELSCQGLERLGISLDRKKNTIRQKEILEIHSADSLINILVIPTDEEHEIASQTLGVITSS, from the coding sequence ATGAAAATACTGGTATTAAATTCCGGTTCTTCCTCTCTCAAATTCCAGCTTTTCTTGAAGGAAGATCTTTCCGTGCTGGCCTCTGGGCTGGTGGAACAGATCGGCGACACCCAGAGCGGGGCCGAACTCACTTTTAATGATTCCTCGGGCCTGAAAAAAAATTTCAGCCGAAAACATTCAATAGCTGATCACCGTGATGCCATCCAGGTAATGTACGAGATGCTGGAGGAAAGCGGGACGCTTGTTAGCACAGGAGAGCTGGCAGGAATTGGACACCGGGTTGTCCATGGCGGAGAATCCTTCCATCTACCAGTCCGTATTGACGCTCACGTCATTGCAGCCATCGAAGAGCTGATTCCTCTTGCCCCTCTCCATAATCCAGCTAATCTTACCGGAATCAGGGTAACCATGGAGCATGCGCCAAAAACTCCCCAGGTTGCTGTCTTTGATACAGCCTTCCATCAATCCATACCCGAGCATGCCTACCTTTACGCCCTTCCCTACAGTTTATACGAGAAACAAAAAGTTCGACGTTACGGTTTTCACGGTACCTCCCATGGATATGTGGCACGACAGGCCGCAGGCCATCTCAAACGACACATTGAGGATTTGCACATTGTTACTCTTCATCTGGGAAACGGAGCCAGTGCCGCAGCCATCAGGGGTGGAGAATGCATTGACACCTCCATGGGGATGACACCGCTTGAAGGGCTGGTCATGGGGACCCGCAGTGGTGATCTTGATCCGGCCATCCTCTTCTATCTCAACCGGGAAATACATATGGGCATGGACGAACTTGACGCCCTGCTCAACAAGGAGAGTGGTTTGAAGGGCATTTGCGGTGAAAACGACATGCGTAGTATCAGTGTTGCTGCGGAACAGGGAGACCGTCAGGCCAGACTTGCTCTTGGCATTTTCTGCTACCGCTTGAAGAAATATATCGGTGCCTATATGGCGGCTCTTGGCGGGGCGGACTGTATCGTGTTCACCGGGGGAATCGGAGAAAATTCGGCAATTGTTCGTGAATTGAGTTGTCAGGGGTTGGAACGACTGGGTATCTCTCTTGACAGGAAGAAAAACACTATCCGCCAAAAGGAGATCTTGGAAATCCACAGCGCTGACAGCCTGATCAACATTCTGGTCATCCCCACCGATGAAGAACATGAGATCGCCAGCCAGACCTTGGGGGTTATTACTTCTTCATAA
- the katG gene encoding catalase/peroxidase HPI yields the protein MTEQSKCPVTGKSAKPTGTSGTSNKDWWPKQLNLNILRQHSNRSNPMGEEFNYAEEFKKLDLAAVKKDLYTLMTDSQDWWPADWGHYGGLFIRMAWHSAGTYRMGDGRGGAGTGNQRLAPLNSWPDNVNLDKARRLLWPIKKKYGNKISWADLIILTGNCALESMGFKTFGFAGGREDVYEPEEDIYWGSEDTWLGDQRYSGERDLENPLAAVQMGLIYVNPEGPNGEPNAVASGQDVRETFARMAMNDEETVALVAGGHTFGKCHGAGDAALVGPEPEGAPIEQQGFGWKSSYGSGRGGDTISSGIEGAWTSNPTQWDMGYFDLLFGYDWNLVKSPAGAYQWVPVNPDEKDLAPAAHDPSKKVTTIMTTADLSLRMDPTYAPIAKRFHKNPEEFADAFARAWFKLTHRDMGPRSRYLGPEVPEEELIWQDPVPALDHELIDAQDIADLKAKILASNLPVSQLVFTAWASASTFRGSDMRGGANGARIRLAPQKGWEVNQPEQLATVLQILERIQEEFNGAQSDGKKVSIADLIVLGGCAGVEQAAKKGGQDVTVPFTPGRTDASQEQTDVVSFHVLEPKADGFRNYQKAKYAVTAEEMLVDRAQLLTLTPSEMTVLLGGMRVLNANFGQSQHGVFTKRPETLTNDYFVNLLDMGTTWKASSEDQDVFEGRDRKSGDLKWTGTRVDLIFGSNSELRALAEVYGSDDEKFLRDFVTVWNKVMNLDRFDLA from the coding sequence ATGACTGAACAAAGTAAGTGCCCGGTAACGGGCAAATCTGCAAAACCAACGGGTACCAGTGGGACATCAAACAAGGACTGGTGGCCAAAGCAGTTAAATCTTAACATTCTACGCCAGCACTCCAACAGGTCCAATCCCATGGGGGAGGAGTTTAATTATGCTGAGGAATTCAAGAAACTCGATCTTGCTGCCGTTAAAAAGGATCTCTACACATTAATGACCGACTCGCAGGACTGGTGGCCAGCCGACTGGGGCCACTACGGTGGACTCTTTATCCGAATGGCCTGGCACAGCGCCGGTACCTACCGAATGGGTGATGGCCGCGGTGGTGCGGGCACCGGTAATCAACGTCTTGCGCCACTCAACAGTTGGCCGGACAATGTCAATCTCGATAAGGCACGCCGGCTGCTCTGGCCAATCAAAAAGAAATACGGCAATAAGATATCCTGGGCTGATCTCATAATCCTCACCGGGAACTGTGCCCTTGAATCAATGGGCTTCAAGACCTTTGGTTTTGCAGGTGGACGCGAGGATGTATATGAGCCGGAAGAGGACATCTACTGGGGCAGCGAGGATACCTGGCTCGGGGACCAGCGCTACTCCGGTGAACGGGATCTTGAGAACCCGCTTGCCGCAGTCCAGATGGGCCTTATCTATGTGAACCCGGAGGGGCCCAACGGTGAACCGAATGCGGTTGCTTCTGGTCAGGATGTTCGCGAGACCTTTGCCCGCATGGCCATGAACGACGAGGAAACGGTTGCCCTGGTAGCCGGCGGCCATACCTTCGGCAAATGTCACGGTGCCGGCGATGCCGCCCTTGTCGGTCCTGAGCCCGAAGGTGCGCCCATCGAGCAACAGGGATTCGGCTGGAAATCCAGCTACGGCAGCGGCCGGGGAGGTGACACCATCAGCAGCGGCATTGAGGGTGCCTGGACATCGAACCCAACCCAGTGGGATATGGGGTATTTTGATCTCCTGTTCGGCTATGACTGGAACCTTGTGAAAAGCCCCGCTGGTGCTTACCAATGGGTTCCGGTGAATCCGGATGAAAAAGATCTTGCCCCTGCTGCTCACGATCCGTCAAAAAAGGTGACAACCATCATGACTACTGCGGATCTCTCGCTGCGGATGGATCCGACCTATGCGCCCATTGCGAAACGGTTCCATAAAAATCCTGAGGAGTTCGCGGATGCCTTTGCCCGGGCATGGTTTAAGCTGACCCATCGCGACATGGGACCTCGCTCACGATATCTCGGTCCGGAGGTTCCTGAAGAGGAACTGATCTGGCAGGATCCGGTACCCGCTCTTGATCATGAATTGATTGATGCGCAGGATATAGCCGACCTCAAAGCAAAAATCCTTGCATCAAACCTTCCTGTCTCCCAACTGGTTTTCACCGCCTGGGCATCGGCATCCACCTTCCGTGGTTCCGACATGCGTGGCGGAGCAAACGGTGCGCGTATTCGACTTGCGCCGCAGAAAGGTTGGGAAGTCAACCAGCCTGAACAACTTGCGACCGTGCTTCAGATTCTTGAAAGAATCCAGGAGGAGTTCAACGGTGCCCAGTCTGACGGCAAGAAGGTGTCAATTGCCGATTTAATCGTTCTGGGTGGATGTGCTGGTGTTGAGCAGGCTGCAAAGAAAGGAGGTCAGGACGTGACCGTTCCCTTCACGCCAGGGCGTACAGATGCCTCGCAGGAGCAAACCGACGTTGTGTCATTTCATGTGCTTGAACCAAAGGCAGACGGGTTCCGAAACTACCAGAAGGCTAAATATGCTGTAACAGCAGAGGAGATGCTGGTTGACCGTGCACAGCTGCTGACTCTGACCCCTTCAGAAATGACGGTTCTCCTTGGTGGCATGCGGGTCTTAAATGCCAACTTCGGACAGTCTCAGCATGGTGTTTTTACCAAACGGCCAGAGACGCTCACCAATGACTACTTCGTCAATCTGCTCGACATGGGCACGACCTGGAAGGCAAGCTCGGAAGACCAGGACGTGTTCGAGGGACGTGATCGCAAGAGCGGTGACCTTAAGTGGACCGGTACTCGTGTCGATCTTATCTTCGGTTCGAATTCAGAGCTCCGGGCCTTGGCCGAAGTATATGGGAGTGATGATGAGAAATTTCTACGCGACTTTGTAACAGTGTGGAACAAAGTCATGAATCTTGACCGTTTCGATCTCGCTTGA
- a CDS encoding rubrerythrin family protein has translation MGSTTENLMEAFAGESQANMKYRAFAAKAEKEGFANIAKLFRTTAEAERIHAEGHLKALEKVGSTAENLNDAISGETHEFTDMYPPMLEQAEKEGHKAKRMFNFAVKAEAVHAELYQKALEAVKSGKDLDEVNFYLCPVCGYIEFGQPPENCPVCRAKKTVFVQIQ, from the coding sequence ATGGGATCGACAACTGAAAACCTTATGGAAGCCTTTGCCGGCGAAAGCCAGGCAAATATGAAATACAGAGCTTTTGCCGCGAAGGCCGAAAAAGAAGGGTTTGCTAATATTGCAAAGCTGTTTAGAACCACAGCAGAAGCAGAACGGATTCATGCAGAAGGCCACTTGAAGGCCTTGGAAAAGGTTGGATCAACTGCTGAAAATCTTAACGATGCGATAAGTGGTGAAACACATGAATTTACTGATATGTATCCACCAATGCTTGAGCAGGCAGAGAAAGAGGGACATAAAGCTAAACGCATGTTCAATTTTGCAGTAAAGGCAGAAGCCGTTCATGCCGAGCTCTACCAAAAGGCACTTGAGGCAGTAAAGAGTGGCAAGGATCTTGATGAGGTCAATTTTTATCTCTGTCCAGTCTGTGGCTATATAGAGTTTGGTCAGCCTCCCGAGAACTGCCCGGTATGTAGAGCAAAAAAAACTGTTTTCGTACAAATTCAATAG
- the rbr gene encoding rubrerythrin → MGLLKNSQTEKNILTAFCGESQARNRYTYFASKAKKEGYVQISHIFEETADQEKEHAKRLFKLLEGGEVEISGSFPAGVIGSTMENLAEAAGGENYEHTVMYPGFAATAREEGFAEIAVIFEAIAVAEKQHEKRYRDLMENIKAGKVFLRDEDVTWRCRNCGYLHRGNEAPEKCPACDHGQAHFELLGENW, encoded by the coding sequence ATGGGTTTATTGAAGAACAGCCAGACTGAAAAGAACATTCTCACCGCCTTCTGTGGTGAATCTCAGGCACGTAACCGCTATACCTACTTCGCCTCCAAGGCCAAGAAGGAAGGCTACGTCCAGATCTCCCATATTTTTGAGGAGACCGCTGACCAGGAAAAAGAACATGCCAAGCGCCTGTTCAAACTTCTGGAAGGGGGAGAGGTGGAAATATCAGGTTCTTTTCCGGCCGGGGTTATCGGGAGCACCATGGAGAATCTTGCAGAGGCGGCTGGCGGTGAGAACTATGAGCACACCGTTATGTACCCGGGCTTTGCAGCCACTGCGAGGGAAGAAGGTTTTGCAGAGATTGCGGTTATTTTTGAGGCCATTGCCGTGGCGGAGAAGCAACACGAAAAGCGTTACCGCGACCTGATGGAAAACATCAAAGCTGGCAAGGTCTTTCTGCGGGACGAGGATGTTACCTGGCGCTGTCGCAACTGCGGCTACCTGCACAGGGGGAACGAGGCCCCTGAGAAATGTCCGGCCTGTGATCACGGCCAGGCTCATTTTGAGCTACTTGGTGAAAACTGGTAA
- a CDS encoding Fur family transcriptional regulator, with protein sequence MERQGFNNKSIDRIRSICEEAGIKLTHQRLEIFKELMNATDHPSAEDIHVRLQKRIPTVALDTVYRTLATFDELGITRKLHLANKRNLFDVNLTQHHHFVCDRCRKVEDIYWPDFDKATLPETVVGIGKVRSRHLELHGLCNTCLEQNKE encoded by the coding sequence ATGGAACGTCAGGGGTTTAATAATAAGAGTATTGACCGGATCAGAAGTATCTGTGAAGAGGCCGGTATTAAGCTCACACATCAACGCCTTGAAATATTTAAGGAGTTGATGAATGCTACGGATCACCCTTCAGCGGAGGATATACATGTTCGTCTACAGAAGAGGATACCGACTGTAGCTCTGGACACCGTCTATCGTACATTGGCCACTTTCGACGAATTAGGTATTACCAGAAAATTGCATCTTGCCAATAAGCGTAATCTTTTTGACGTCAATCTGACACAGCATCACCACTTTGTCTGTGATCGTTGTCGGAAGGTCGAGGATATATACTGGCCGGATTTTGACAAGGCCACCCTGCCTGAGACGGTTGTTGGTATTGGAAAGGTACGATCTCGTCATCTGGAACTGCACGGGCTCTGCAACACCTGTCTTGAGCAAAATAAGGAGTAA
- a CDS encoding PAS domain S-box protein: MENRPPCKEFNQKAGNDFYDNIIQTTLDGFWLVSTCGKLLDVNSTYCGMSGYSKAELLNMSISDIEALETAHETANSINKIQTTGSARFETVHRRKDGSTFQVEISTTFLATENQFVAFIRDISERKQAEDALRVSEENYRMLFESANDAIFVYHTSPDGMPSKFIKINQKASEMLGYSSEELLSFSPDNLVVPEKLSVIPGIVEEKKKKGGNCIFEITLMCKDGRHLEVEISDHSFMVKGTPYTLSIVRDVTDRKKVDAALKYSKLQLEAVFNNLDAAIYITDINSGEILYTNDYMTNVWGKDLTGQICWQSIHKNKTGPCEFCTNDKLIDDDGNSTDPYIWELYNYRVNRWYEVHDQAIPWANGKLVRLSVAIDITERKNQEDQKLEASLQKEQLRKLQSLKTMAGAIAHRFNNAMMVVQGNLELMTLTLPAGSSEYEMASSAAKAASGASQVGSMMLSYVGQRPLKRQDIPLDILVRESVTTLQTLLHPSIALRFTPSEKRLYCSMDQQQIKEVIESILTNGIEALDGGVGTIQISFGTDFFTTDLFPVAFQNDSIKDGVYTYCQIKDTGHGVEPRDLSRIFEPFFTTRFVGRGLGLALTVGVMQSHHGAITIESVRGQGTTVRVLLPSVSPTQKMIPSDDCQSEAVQLSGNILIADDEEMVLDVGRQMLELLGFTVHTAMDGQEAVEKISKNDIDFCAIVLDISMPKTDGIEAMNIIRGINPTLPILLSSGYSEDDLPFNEGKGNKPDGFLSKPFQLFNMERCLEKLLS; the protein is encoded by the coding sequence ATGGAAAACCGACCTCCTTGTAAAGAGTTTAACCAAAAAGCTGGTAACGATTTTTATGATAATATCATTCAGACGACACTGGATGGTTTTTGGCTTGTGAGTACGTGCGGGAAGCTATTGGACGTTAATTCAACCTATTGCGGTATGAGTGGATACAGTAAGGCTGAACTGCTCAACATGAGTATCTCCGATATAGAGGCGCTTGAGACTGCTCATGAGACAGCGAATTCAATTAATAAAATACAAACAACGGGATCAGCTCGTTTTGAAACTGTGCACAGGAGAAAAGACGGTAGTACCTTTCAAGTAGAAATCAGCACAACCTTTCTAGCAACAGAAAACCAATTTGTTGCTTTTATACGGGATATTTCCGAGCGCAAGCAGGCAGAGGATGCGTTGCGAGTAAGTGAAGAAAACTACCGGATGCTCTTTGAAAGTGCAAATGACGCTATTTTTGTTTATCACACTTCCCCGGATGGGATGCCATCAAAATTTATCAAGATAAACCAGAAAGCATCAGAGATGCTTGGTTATAGCAGTGAGGAACTTCTAAGCTTTTCTCCCGATAATCTTGTTGTACCAGAGAAATTGTCTGTGATTCCTGGGATTGTAGAAGAAAAGAAAAAGAAGGGTGGAAATTGTATATTCGAAATCACCCTCATGTGTAAGGATGGCAGGCACCTTGAGGTAGAGATCAGCGACCACTCTTTTATGGTGAAGGGTACACCCTATACCCTATCAATTGTCAGGGATGTTACAGACCGAAAGAAAGTAGACGCAGCACTGAAATATAGTAAACTTCAGCTTGAAGCTGTTTTTAACAATCTCGATGCAGCAATTTATATTACCGATATTAACTCTGGTGAGATACTTTACACGAACGATTACATGACAAACGTTTGGGGAAAGGATCTGACAGGCCAAATTTGTTGGCAATCAATCCATAAAAACAAGACTGGCCCCTGTGAATTCTGCACAAATGATAAACTGATAGATGATGATGGGAATTCAACAGATCCTTATATATGGGAACTTTACAACTATAGAGTTAATAGATGGTATGAAGTGCACGATCAGGCGATTCCCTGGGCAAACGGAAAACTTGTGCGCTTGTCAGTTGCCATTGATATTACGGAGAGAAAAAACCAAGAGGACCAGAAGTTAGAAGCAAGTTTACAAAAGGAACAATTAAGGAAACTTCAAAGTCTTAAGACCATGGCGGGAGCAATTGCTCATCGTTTTAATAATGCCATGATGGTAGTACAGGGTAATCTGGAGCTTATGACTCTTACCTTACCCGCAGGCTCCAGTGAGTATGAGATGGCATCAAGTGCCGCAAAGGCAGCTAGTGGGGCATCTCAGGTTGGTTCTATGATGCTGAGTTACGTAGGACAACGACCGCTTAAACGCCAGGATATTCCTCTCGATATACTTGTCAGAGAAAGTGTTACTACATTACAAACACTCTTACATCCTTCGATTGCTCTACGGTTCACTCCTTCTGAAAAACGGCTCTACTGTTCCATGGATCAGCAGCAGATCAAAGAGGTAATAGAGAGCATATTAACCAATGGCATTGAAGCATTGGATGGTGGCGTAGGGACGATTCAGATATCATTTGGAACTGATTTTTTTACGACGGATCTGTTCCCTGTGGCGTTTCAAAATGACAGCATTAAAGATGGTGTTTATACATATTGCCAAATAAAAGATACGGGCCATGGGGTTGAGCCACGTGATTTGTCACGAATCTTTGAACCGTTTTTCACCACCAGATTTGTTGGAAGAGGACTTGGCCTCGCATTGACCGTAGGCGTTATGCAGTCACACCACGGAGCAATAACGATTGAGAGTGTTCGTGGGCAGGGAACAACTGTCAGGGTACTGCTACCTTCCGTTTCCCCAACTCAGAAAATGATACCCTCGGATGATTGCCAGAGTGAAGCGGTACAGTTATCTGGAAATATACTCATTGCCGATGATGAAGAGATGGTTCTTGATGTTGGAAGGCAAATGCTTGAACTGTTGGGGTTTACTGTTCATACAGCCATGGATGGTCAAGAGGCTGTAGAAAAAATCAGTAAAAATGATATTGATTTTTGTGCAATTGTACTCGACATTTCAATGCCCAAAACAGATGGTATTGAAGCCATGAATATAATTAGAGGAATCAACCCGACCTTGCCGATTTTGTTGAGCAGTGGATATTCTGAAGATGATTTACCATTTAATGAAGGTAAAGGAAACAAACCTGATGGTTTTCTGAGCAAGCCATTTCAGTTATTTAATATGGAAAGATGTCTTGAGAAATTGTTGTCTTGA
- a CDS encoding P-II family nitrogen regulator has protein sequence MKKIEAIIKPFKLESVKEALNEIGISGMTITEVKGYGRQKGHKEMYRGAEYVVDFNPKIKIELVVAADLVEKVMETIREAALSGKIGDGKIFIIPVEDVLRVRTGERGADAI, from the coding sequence ATGAAAAAAATAGAGGCAATCATCAAGCCATTCAAGCTTGAATCGGTAAAGGAGGCCCTGAATGAAATTGGTATCAGCGGCATGACCATCACCGAAGTTAAAGGATATGGTCGGCAGAAGGGCCATAAAGAGATGTATCGCGGAGCAGAATATGTGGTTGATTTCAACCCGAAGATTAAGATAGAACTGGTTGTTGCCGCCGATCTTGTCGAGAAGGTGATGGAGACGATCCGTGAGGCAGCCCTCAGTGGCAAGATAGGAGATGGAAAGATCTTTATCATTCCGGTGGAAGACGTACTGAGAGTACGAACCGGAGAGCGTGGGGCTGACGCCATTTAA